From uncultured Fusobacterium sp., one genomic window encodes:
- a CDS encoding ROK family protein, translating into MRKNSIKIKTLELIKNSNGISRSELAKELDITPAGVGKVVNKFLESGIIEETSVGVSTGGRRPLILKINEKKIGEILGVSLAPRFIQIVLGDISGKILKSKKYSLKKRLLEKEHNILELTEKLIERELRKRENISTISIVVNGMVDSKNGISIFSPHYNWKNINLKKRFEEKFKIKVFVENDVRAMALTEKIFGSCKDNQNFVVMNIGDGVGGSIFLNDAPYHGYGSISGELGHMVVRRNSPEKCSCGKKGCLETEVSNVAIIKKITSQIKLNNYSSLKNVLVEKGALSINDILKGVAEKDMLTFNIVLEAIHMIANAIDGIISVINPEKIVMFGEIFQNKFLFETLVNEIKKFTLDEQYYEIKRSEFCKNIYEIAPLAVVSYKIFKEMDEE; encoded by the coding sequence ATGAGGAAGAATAGTATAAAGATAAAAACATTAGAACTTATAAAAAATAGTAATGGAATATCAAGATCTGAATTAGCAAAAGAGCTAGATATAACTCCAGCAGGAGTAGGTAAAGTTGTAAATAAATTTCTTGAAAGTGGGATTATTGAAGAAACAAGTGTGGGAGTTTCAACTGGAGGAAGACGTCCTCTTATTTTGAAGATAAATGAGAAAAAAATAGGGGAGATTTTAGGAGTATCTCTAGCACCAAGATTTATTCAGATCGTTCTAGGAGATATTAGTGGAAAAATTTTGAAAAGCAAAAAATATTCTTTGAAAAAAAGATTACTAGAAAAGGAACATAATATTTTAGAACTTACAGAGAAACTTATTGAAAGAGAATTGAGAAAGAGAGAAAATATAAGCACTATATCCATAGTTGTAAATGGAATGGTAGATAGTAAAAATGGAATATCTATTTTTTCACCTCACTATAATTGGAAAAATATAAATTTAAAAAAAAGATTTGAAGAAAAGTTTAAAATAAAAGTATTTGTTGAAAATGATGTTAGAGCAATGGCACTGACTGAAAAGATATTTGGATCATGTAAAGATAATCAAAACTTTGTAGTTATGAATATAGGAGATGGAGTTGGAGGAAGTATATTTTTAAATGATGCTCCTTATCATGGGTATGGTTCTATTTCTGGAGAGTTAGGACATATGGTTGTAAGAAGAAATAGCCCAGAAAAATGTTCATGTGGGAAGAAAGGATGCTTAGAAACAGAAGTATCTAATGTAGCAATAATAAAGAAAATAACTTCTCAAATAAAATTAAACAATTATAGTAGTTTAAAAAATGTTTTAGTAGAAAAGGGAGCTTTAAGTATAAATGATATTTTAAAAGGTGTTGCTGAAAAGGATATGTTGACTTTTAATATTGTATTAGAGGCTATACATATGATAGCTAATGCAATAGATGGAATTATTTCAGTAATAAATCCAGAGAAGATAGTTATGTTTGGAGAGATATTTCAAAATAAGTTTCTTTTTGAAACATTGGTAAATGAGATAAAAAAATTTACATTAGATGAACAATATTATGAGATAAAAAGATCTGAATTTTGTAAAAATATCTATGAGATAGCTCCATTAGCAGTTGTAAGTTATAAAATTTTTAAAGAGATGGATGAAGAGTAG
- the galT gene encoding UDP-glucose--hexose-1-phosphate uridylyltransferase: MSINIYEEVGMLLKFGLENNLIGKYDAVISRNEIMHLLKLEDWENVDLANREVSKYPNEILENICKWAIENNIIEDSIVVKDLFDTEIMGKLTPTATQIIDRFHSLSEKEGVEAATNDYYSFAQKTNYIRTDRIAKNMHWFSNTEYGDMEITVNLSKPEKDPRDIAKERLLPPSAYPKCLLCYENVGYAGRFNHPARQNHRVIPFDLAGEEWFLQYSPYVYYNEHAIVFAGEHRPMKINRDAFNRITTFVEKLPHYFLGSNADLPIVGGSILSHDHYQGGHHEFPMAKSPVETKLVFKGFEDVEAGIVKWPMSVIRIKSVDRARLVDLAVKILDAWREYSDESLGILAHSEDTPHNTVTPIGRRRGDKFELDLVLRNNRTDEENPLGIFHPHADVHNIKKENIGLIEVMGLAVLPGRLKEELEILGRYMVADDYAEKIKNDAKVEKHLAWAEKVYNKYSDINSDNVEKILKDEVGVTFSRVLEDAGVYKRDAEGKNGFLRFIEKVNSL, translated from the coding sequence ATGAGTATAAATATATATGAAGAAGTAGGAATGCTACTTAAATTTGGATTAGAGAACAATCTTATTGGTAAATATGATGCTGTTATATCTAGAAATGAAATTATGCATCTTTTAAAACTTGAAGATTGGGAAAATGTAGATTTAGCTAATAGAGAAGTTTCTAAATATCCAAATGAAATATTAGAAAATATTTGTAAATGGGCTATTGAAAACAATATTATTGAAGATAGTATAGTTGTTAAAGATCTTTTTGATACTGAAATTATGGGAAAATTAACTCCTACTGCTACTCAAATAATAGATAGATTCCATTCTCTTAGTGAAAAAGAAGGGGTAGAAGCTGCTACTAACGATTACTACTCTTTTGCACAAAAAACAAATTATATAAGAACTGATAGAATAGCTAAAAATATGCACTGGTTTTCTAATACAGAGTATGGAGATATGGAGATCACAGTAAATCTTTCTAAACCTGAAAAAGATCCTAGAGATATAGCAAAAGAGAGATTACTTCCACCTTCTGCATATCCTAAATGTCTTCTTTGTTATGAAAATGTAGGTTATGCTGGAAGATTCAATCACCCTGCAAGACAAAATCATAGAGTTATTCCATTTGATCTAGCTGGTGAAGAATGGTTCTTACAATATTCTCCTTATGTTTACTACAATGAACATGCTATTGTTTTTGCTGGTGAACATAGACCTATGAAAATAAACAGAGATGCTTTTAATAGAATTACAACTTTTGTTGAAAAACTACCTCACTACTTCTTAGGTTCAAATGCTGATCTACCTATAGTTGGAGGATCTATTCTAAGCCACGATCACTATCAAGGTGGACACCATGAATTTCCAATGGCAAAATCTCCTGTAGAAACTAAACTTGTTTTTAAAGGTTTTGAAGATGTTGAAGCTGGAATTGTTAAATGGCCTATGTCTGTTATTAGAATAAAAAGTGTTGACAGAGCTAGATTAGTTGATCTTGCTGTTAAAATTTTAGATGCTTGGAGAGAATATAGTGATGAATCTCTAGGAATTTTAGCTCACTCTGAAGATACTCCTCACAATACTGTTACTCCTATTGGAAGAAGAAGAGGAGATAAATTTGAACTTGATTTAGTTTTAAGAAACAATAGAACAGATGAAGAAAATCCACTTGGAATTTTCCATCCTCATGCAGATGTTCACAATATTAAAAAAGAGAATATTGGACTTATTGAAGTTATGGGACTTGCAGTTCTTCCTGGAAGATTAAAAGAAGAATTAGAAATTTTAGGAAGATATATGGTTGCAGATGATTATGCAGAAAAAATCAAAAATGATGCTAAAGTTGAAAAACATCTAGCTTGGGCTGAAAAAGTTTATAATAAATATTCTGATATCAATAGTGATAATGTTGAAAAAATATTAAAAGATGAAGTTGGAGTTACTTTCTCTAGAGTTTTAGAAGATGCTGGAGTTTATAAAAGAGATGCTGAAGGAAAAAATGGATTCCTTAGATTTATAGAAAAAGTAAATTCTCTTTAA
- the obgE gene encoding GTPase ObgE — translation MFIDEVIVTVKAGNGGDGSAAFRREKYIQFGGPDGGDGGNGGSVIFVADPNINTLIDFKYKKVFKAENGENGQKKQMYGKTGADLIIKVPVGTQVRDVETGKLLLDMNVPGEPRLLLKGGRGGAGNVHFKSATRKTPKIAGKGREGVEIKVKLELKLLADIALVGYPSVGKSSFINRVSAANSKVGSYHFTTLEPKLGVVRLEEGKSFVIADIPGLIEGAHEGIGLGDKFLRHIERCKMIFHLVDVAEIEGRDAIEDYEKINEELRKFSEKLSNKKQIVLANKMDLLWDMDKYEKFKAHVEAQGNEVYPISVILNEGIREVLFRSYDMLQKIEREPLEEEVNVNEVLREIKGESEDFVITQDEEGTYVIEGRILDEVLAKYVITMDEDSIINFLHMMRSLGLEEAMRDAGIQDGDNVRIADVEFEYVE, via the coding sequence ATGTTTATAGATGAAGTTATAGTAACAGTGAAGGCTGGGAATGGTGGAGATGGTTCAGCAGCTTTTAGAAGAGAGAAGTATATTCAATTTGGTGGACCAGATGGTGGAGATGGTGGAAATGGAGGAAGTGTAATATTTGTTGCAGATCCTAACATCAACACTTTAATTGACTTTAAATATAAAAAAGTATTTAAAGCTGAGAATGGAGAAAATGGACAAAAGAAACAGATGTATGGAAAAACAGGAGCAGATTTAATAATTAAAGTTCCTGTTGGAACACAAGTAAGAGATGTAGAAACTGGAAAACTTTTATTAGATATGAATGTTCCTGGAGAGCCTAGACTACTTTTAAAAGGTGGAAGAGGTGGAGCAGGAAATGTTCACTTTAAATCTGCTACAAGAAAAACACCTAAAATAGCTGGAAAAGGTAGAGAGGGAGTAGAAATAAAAGTTAAACTTGAATTGAAACTTTTAGCTGATATAGCTCTTGTAGGATATCCATCAGTTGGAAAATCAAGCTTTATCAATAGGGTATCAGCAGCTAACTCTAAAGTTGGAAGTTATCACTTTACAACTCTTGAGCCTAAATTAGGTGTTGTTAGATTAGAAGAGGGAAAATCATTTGTAATAGCTGATATTCCAGGACTTATTGAGGGTGCTCATGAGGGAATTGGACTTGGAGATAAGTTCTTAAGACATATTGAAAGATGTAAAATGATATTTCATCTAGTTGATGTGGCAGAGATAGAGGGAAGAGATGCTATAGAGGACTATGAAAAAATAAATGAAGAGTTGAGAAAATTCAGTGAAAAATTATCAAATAAAAAGCAAATAGTTCTTGCAAATAAGATGGATCTATTATGGGATATGGATAAATATGAGAAATTTAAAGCTCATGTAGAGGCTCAAGGAAATGAAGTTTATCCTATTTCAGTAATCTTAAATGAAGGAATAAGAGAAGTACTATTTAGAAGTTATGATATGTTACAAAAAATTGAAAGAGAGCCATTAGAAGAAGAAGTAAATGTAAATGAAGTATTGAGAGAGATAAAAGGAGAATCAGAGGACTTTGTAATCACTCAAGATGAAGAGGGAACTTATGTAATAGAAGGAAGAATTCTTGATGAAGTTCTTGCTAAATATGTTATTACAATGGATGAAGATTCTATTATTAACTTCTTACATATGATGAGATCTCTTGGATTAGAAGAGGCTATGAGAGATGCAGGTATCCAAGATGGAGACAATGTAAGAATAGCTGATGTAGAGTTTGAATATGTAGAATAA
- a CDS encoding galactokinase produces the protein MIKGLIEDFKTLYKYEGDVKVFFSPGRVNLIGEHTDYNGGFVFPCALDFGTYAVAVKRNDNIFRMYSKNFENLGIIEFSLDRLINEPQDDWANYPKGVIKTFLEAGFNINSGFDVLFYGNIPNGAGLSSSASIELATSVILKDLFNLDVDMISMVKLSQKAENKFIGVNCGIMDQFAIGMGKKDNAILLDCNTLNYQYAPVVLNGASIVIANTNKKRGLADSKYNERRGSCEAAVKVLNENGIDIKYLGELSVERFNEIKHLITDEEQLKRATHAVTENERTKVAVEKLNAGDIEAFGQLMNQSHISLRDDYEVTGFELDSLVEAAWEAEGVIGARMTGAGFGGCTVSIVKDEFIESFKKSVGEKYTAKTGLVADFYVAKIGDGSRKLGDF, from the coding sequence ATGATAAAAGGTTTAATTGAAGATTTTAAAACTTTGTACAAATACGAAGGAGATGTAAAAGTATTCTTTTCTCCTGGTAGAGTAAACTTAATTGGAGAGCATACAGATTATAATGGTGGATTTGTATTTCCATGTGCTTTAGACTTTGGAACATATGCTGTTGCAGTTAAAAGAAATGACAATATTTTTAGAATGTACTCTAAAAACTTTGAAAATCTAGGAATAATAGAATTTTCATTAGACAGATTAATTAATGAACCTCAAGATGACTGGGCTAACTATCCAAAAGGAGTTATTAAAACTTTCTTAGAAGCAGGATTTAATATAAATAGTGGTTTTGATGTATTATTCTATGGAAATATTCCTAATGGTGCAGGACTTTCTTCTTCAGCATCTATTGAACTTGCTACTTCTGTTATACTAAAAGATCTATTTAATCTTGATGTAGATATGATAAGTATGGTTAAACTTTCTCAAAAAGCTGAAAACAAATTTATCGGTGTAAATTGTGGAATTATGGATCAATTTGCTATTGGAATGGGTAAAAAAGATAATGCTATTCTTTTAGATTGTAACACTTTAAACTATCAATATGCACCTGTTGTTTTAAATGGAGCATCAATTGTTATTGCAAATACAAATAAAAAGAGAGGACTAGCAGATTCTAAATATAATGAAAGAAGAGGATCTTGTGAAGCTGCTGTAAAAGTTTTAAATGAAAATGGAATAGATATAAAATACCTTGGAGAACTTTCTGTTGAAAGATTTAACGAGATAAAACATCTAATTACTGATGAAGAACAACTAAAAAGAGCTACACATGCAGTTACTGAAAATGAAAGAACAAAAGTTGCTGTTGAAAAATTAAATGCTGGAGATATTGAAGCTTTTGGACAACTAATGAACCAATCTCATATCTCTCTTAGAGATGACTATGAAGTTACAGGATTTGAACTAGACTCATTAGTTGAAGCAGCATGGGAAGCTGAGGGAGTTATCGGAGCTCGTATGACTGGAGCTGGATTTGGTGGATGTACTGTAAGTATAGTTAAAGATGAATTTATAGAATCATTTAAAAAATCTGTTGGAGAAAAATATACAGCTAAAACTGGTTTAGTTGCTGATTTCTATGTTGCTAAAATTGGAGATGGAAGTAGAAAGTTAGGTGATTTTTAA